AAAGGACTTGTATCATGCAAAATAACTGTTTAAGCTTGTTAAATGTATTATTCGTCACCAAAAACACCCTACAAATTGGTGTTTTCATCCATTCACCACTCTTGGAAGATTCCTGCTCGTTCATCCTCTCGAAGCGTCCCGCCTGATCCTCAAAACGACAAGAGTTTTAactttgtgacatcacaaagtGAAGAGCCACCCCCTCCATACTAAACATATGCCCAGTTTCCCAGAGCAACTGTCTCTAAAACTTGAGTTGACATTGGGCTGTTCTGATTTTGCTGCATCAATAAATTATAAAATGTTTCCACATACAGGCCGCAATGTACCCAAGTACTAGTCATGGCTGTTTACTAACTttacttttgtgtgttttatttcatattagaaaaatacattcaaaatcaGTCCATCAAAAATAATGTGTCTTTTCTGCTCTCAGTCTTTCTCCCAGCTACATTGACCTAACTGAGTGTCCATACATGTGGCCTTACTGCTCTCAGCCCATCTACTATGGAGGAATGCCCACCATTGTTAATGTCACTATTCTTAATGGGATGGGTGTCACAGGCAGAATTCTGGACAAGGTGAACGCAAATCTCAAACATTTCATATAAACTGTTCCTTTAATCTTGATGCTGAAAAATTACAGAAAGAATGTACTGCACCTGACCTGATCTTTCTTCATGATGTCTCTCATTCAGCCTATTTGGCAGCCTTACCTTCCTCAGAATGGGGATTATATTGATGTGGCCGTCTCATACTCGTCTGTGTTGTGGCCATGGGCTGGCTACCTGGCTGTCTCCATATCTGTTGGCAAGAAAGCTGCATCCTGGGAAGGGATTGCCCAAGGCCATATTATGGTGACGGTGGCATCCCCTGCAGAGAATGACGTGAGTCCGTGAACCCACACTTCTGTTTGTCATTGCCTTGACACCCCTTGTCATTTGCACGGATTTGCATGCATTGTGAAGTTGTACTAATATCTATCCATCACGTGTCAGTCTGAGGTGGAAGGGGAACTGACCTCCACAGTGAAACTGCCCATTAAGGTGAAGATTGTCCAGACTCCACCACGCAGTAAAAGAGTGTTGTGGGACCAGTACCACAACCTGCGTTACCCACCTGGCTACTTTCCACGTGATAACCTCCGAATGAAAAATGACCCGCTTGACTGGTATGTGCATGTTAACTATCGAAATGTCCTCTACCTTTCACACCAGCAACTCTGATTTGAGTTGGTATGAATTCTGAGACAACTCAATACCATGCTTTGTTTCGAATCATTTATTTCCTTAGGAATGGTGACCACATTCACACAAATTTTCGTGACATGTACCAGCACCTGAGAAGCATGGGGTACTTTGTTGAAGTGTTGGGGGCTCCTATCACCTGCTTTGATGCCAGCCAATATGGTAAGAATACAGCTTAatacgggcggacggacggacggaggaaAAAAACTGTCTGAAAACTTGTTTGGTAGcaggagaaaaaaaggaaattccAGGGGTAGAGAACTAAATTTGGTCTGAATAATGTCAGTTATTTGCTTGCATGTAGACAAATATATAAAAGTGAAGGGGGAAATGTTGATTTAGAAAGTAAAAgggtatattttatttattataatattttatttatattttcttttctttattttagcAATGATATTCATGTCACTTTCTAATCAGTTCCACTACGTAATCACAATCATGGAGTCTGTTGATCCTCTGACTTTGGTGTTGACCACGCTTGAAAGAATTTGCGATTAGTAGATATATTGAAAACATTTTGACACAAAGTATGTTGCCCAAACCATTTGCTTCAGCTTTAGCAAATTATGAGAGACAAACATGTGggccaattgtctttatttgacTAGGCACATTGCTGATGGTGGACAGCGAGGAGGAATATTTCCCTGAAGAGATCACCAAACTGAGGAGGGACATTGACAATGGGCTTTCACTCATTATTTTCAGCGACTGGTACAACACGTCTGTCATGAGGAAGGTCAAATTCTATGACGAAAACACCAGGTAATCTCTATTTACTCTTAACTGCTCCCCACAACTATAATGTGGTTGATATTGGAGTAAATCTACAGAAATTGAATTGTGACGATTTACTGACCCAGACAGTATTAATCTTACACGATTAGCTGCGTTTCATAATCGATGCAAAATAGTTATCACATTGTTAGATTCTAAGACTTAGGTCTCCTTGCAGCACCATTCCACCAAAGCTTTTCTGGGATTGAAAGGATTACATACAGTTAAAAATAGACTTTACAGCTTTGAAAGGATATGCTGACAAAGCTAGTTTAACACTTAATGAGCTGTTTTCAatttttgtcaaaacaaaagtacaggggtcaccaaaggTTTTGAAACTGAGACATATCTTTTGGGTACTGATTAATGTTCAAATTACAGTTAATTATGTCATTGGGCAAcaattttttacaatttttcaaatcagatggcAGTAAGCTTTTCTAGAtgttttttggaaccaattttAAATCTCAGGTTTTTTTCTGTAGCACTGGTCCCCAGGTCACTAAATATCGGGGTGCATTGTGAAAGCTCTATACAAGTGAAGATGTATTATTGTATTGTATGGTATATCAGGTTCTTCTcgctttttttaaatgtattttttgtccTGACTTGCAGACAATGGTGGATGCCAGACACAGGTGGTGCGAATGTGCCGGCACTGAATGATCTGATTTCGGTGTGGGGGATGGCTTTCAGTGATGGGCTGTACGAGGGCGACTTCACTCTGGCAGATCATGACAGTAATAAATATACACACATCTTTGTCTAGCTCTACTCAGCTGTACATCTATACTGTTTTTTCATTAATAAAACCAAATGAATCTTATTGTCTCTTTCCCGGCAGTGTATTATGCCTCAGGCTGCAGCATAGCTCGTTTCCCTGAAGATGGAATAGTAATTGCCAAGAACCTAAAAGACCAAGGTATGTTGTTGTGCAGCTGTCATGTTTTAACTAGGCTGCCTATCAGTGAAAATCCAATgtgtatgttttttgttttcaaaggtTTAGAGGTGTTAAAGCAGGAGACTACAGTGGTGGAAAATGTTCCCATCCTTGGGCTGTATCAAACCCCATCTGATGGGGGAGGACGTATTGTTCTGTACGGTGACTCAAACTGTTTAGATGACAGCCACCGACAAAAAGGTAACTTTTATTTCTTCTGTATTGTATCTTTTATTTGGATGTACTGTATATAACGAGCTTTTCTGGCCCATATTCAACTATTTTGTATGTTGTTCTCTCAGAGTGTTTCTGGCTATTAGACGCTTTACTTCAGTACACATCCTACAGTATGACACCTCCCAGCCTTAGTCACTCCCACAGTCGGATGCAACCGCCCACAGGGACTGAGCACCCGATGCCACAGAGATTAGAGGGTAAGTCGTGGAAATACATCGATTTATCAAtttaatttggttttgtcttttTATAGACAAAACCCAAATAATTTTGCAAAAGATGAGGGAAAAATCCGACTGATCATTAAGTTGATTTCTTTCACTTCTTGACAGGTAATCATCTTTATCGGTATTCAAAAGTTCTGGAGGCTAATCTTGGAAACCcaaagccccgccccctaccaGCCTGTCCACATCTCTCTTGGGCTAAACCGCAGCCACTCAATGAGACGGCGCCAAGGTGGGATTGATTAGATTCCAGTGACGTTCATCGACACAGTAAAGTTAATTTAGTGCTCCGCAAGTTCTTTTGGTCGATATTATGATAAGTCACAGCGGGAACATACGTATGTAATGGTCCTTGTGCCGTTAGATGCATGCTACCTTTTAATTGGGCAAATGTAAAGAATCCATTGATGTCCTGTCTCCTTTCTGTACACTGCTAACTTTTAAGTATCGAGGTGGTTAGAGCTCAGAATGTGATGCTTTATTCTGTGTGTATTCTTCTCTTTGCTTCTAGTAACCTATGGAAGCACCAGAAGCTTCTTTCTGTGGATCTGGACAAGGTGGCATTGCCAAATGTGAGGTCTTACCGTCCCCAGGTCCGACCTCTATCCCCTGGGGAGAGTGGGGCCTGGGACATTCCTGGCGGTGAGTAATGGTTCTTTTTTGCCTATTGTTGTGTGTTTCCGAAATACAAATTGTTGTTACAAATCCTTCTTAGAAACCCTTTAATTGTAGTTTAAAAAGTAACGTGATCTCATCACCAACTGGAATAAGGCTCATCACCCCAGAAAACGTCTGAGATGGTACTGCTGTTAAACTTGTATCACGGTCATGGTggaattcaacacattcacatTTGAAAACATCTTTCCTAATTGAAATGCTATTAATCCACTTCCAGCCCTTATTCTTGTTGTCGCCACATTGACCACTGGTGGGTAGTATGATCCAGTCAAACATAGAGATACAAAACAAAGGAGTCTCTCAACTGAGCCAGTTAGCTGCAGTAATAGTCATTTTACTCAGAACATAAAGCATACATGCCTGTAAGGATTGTCTGTCTATATGTTTTGTTGCCCCCTTTGTCTTCTGTTACATATTGCTTAAAGTTTTATAACACCGCCACATAGATaccattcatttctttttttctttttttccccttttttgtgGGAcccaatttaatttatttatagcATAATACTAACATGCACCTtccaggattaaaaaaaaatatatataggaTGTTACTCTCATCTAAAAATGCATCCTGTGACGTTTGACCTCCGATGTAAACAGGAATAATGCCCGGTCGTTACAACCAAGAAGTCGGCCAGACCATCCCAGTGTTTGCCTTCTTGGGAGCAATGGTTGTCCTGTCCTTTTTCGTGGTCCAGCTCACGAAGGCCAGGAGCAAACCCAAGCGCAGGAAACCCCGCATCAAACGGCCCACATACTTACAGCAGACAACAAGTGGTAAAACCCCCACAGTTTGACCAATTTGGACATTTGGTTGAGCAACGGGGTTTGCCTCCATATTGTGTACATTGCTTAAGGAACAATCACCTTGAACGTGTGGAGTTCAACCAAACTTCAATGGTGTCTTGAGGAAGATGTGTTCAACAATTGGAGTCGCTACTATAATTTGTGTGTAACAAATGTCTTGAATGTGACAAAGTTTTTTGTGCCGAATTTCCTTTCGAGCTGTGTGTGTTGTGGTGTCATGAACTGTCTTGCGACACACAGCTGAGTTCTGTTCTGGAAAGCCGTTTTAACCTTTTCAGCTCTGTTCGATATTATTTGACCAAAGTGtaatgtctttctttttatatttattaaattTGTTTAAATCGTCACGTACGTAGTCATACCAGCATACACAAACTGTTCCTAAAATAAGCATACACAAAAGAAGCACCTCATGCATAGCCTACATTAAAATGTTTCTGTACCTGTTTTCTCTTTGTTGTTTATTACTTTCTTTTCCTATTATTGAACTTGGGAAAATATTCTGTTTACATGTTCTGTTGATCTCAGCAGTGAGAGATGTTAAAAATACttcaagtgaaaataaaaaagcataATGAAACATACTCTGTATTTTACGCCGAAGCAAGCACCGATTAATGGTGGTAGTGTTTGCTGTTGTCAATTAGGACAATGAAACTCAACCTCCATGTCACATTACATGCATGCAacctttgttttctttgtgggTACCTCATGCATACGTTTGTATGAACAATTTGCTATTTAGCGTGAGAAATATCCCTTGCTTTCTGACATTCTTTCCATGTTTAATTTGGTGTGACCACATCCTCCATTGGGTGAGAAAACTGGagcatgcacaaacttcaaTCACCCTACAACCCCCCAGCAGCACTTTGTGTACAAGTAAAATGAGCTGTTCCACTTTCTCTTTCTTTGGCCATTATCTGTCTGAAGTTTGCAGGGGCAGCAATTATTGCAAATggagtattttcttttttttttaatcccccccccccccttagacTTTCCATGCAATTCTCACACTAAAATAGCTCACAGATGTCTGAAAAAGATCTCCACCATTATTCcattaaaacacacaaaatgttaAACAAATACAATTCTCATAGTTTTTATATAATAAATGCTAAGTAAGGGTTTTGTTACCAGCAGGACTGAGGCTGCAATAAAGCAAGGGCCTTCTTGATATTCAATTTTGTGATATttccacaaaatatttttgtttaacCAACAAATCCAGTAACTTTTTGTGTTGTGATTGGCAAAAGGCCTTCCAAAAGAGATGTTCATCACTCTGCATCCAGACTGCAAGCGAATGGTGCTTGCGCAGTCACCTCTGGTTAACTTATGAACTCAATTGACCAAAGGTGTGATACCACTGTCCAGCAAAACTTCAACACAACTGCTTGCTCACCAGTCCCGCTATTGTTTGCTACCGGATTAACCCCAAGCTCCAGTAAATGCTGAATGAGTTGCAATGGCTTGTTGTATGATCGCAGAAAATGCAAGTTTTTTTAGCATAATATAAATAAGCAAGCATTTATCATAAACTCATTAAAATCTAAGAGAAGGGAAGTATAATAATATCACTGTTACCCAAATAATTGTTAGCATGATGTATAATTTAGAAGAATTCTTATCTGTTTCTTGCAGCTTGCTGATAAGAGTCTGAATTGATTGTCATTTGTCACACAGGGCTTTAGTATTGGTTATCAGCTCAAATCAGTGATGCAGGTTGACTTCATCAGAGGTGATGTGCATCTGTGTGCAAAAGGTCTGAGCCCTGACAGACTGCTTTTGCAAGCCTAATAGGCCAGGTCAGCTTGTGAATTTGCCACCCGTCCGTGGCGGAGAACTAATCTCCCCAGGAACCTTGGGAAAGTGGGAATTGACTCTGAGGCCAGCTCGCTGTTCTAACAAGATTTGGGAAAGCTGGTGGTGAGTGGAGGTCACATGCCCTCTTTGCTCCAAGGTTCCCAGGTGCCAGAATGTTCCTGTCTGGCCAATCAGGTCAACTGCTCACATACTGAACAGGCAGTTGAAAGAAACACCGTGGCGGCATGTTGAACCCTTCTCCCCA
The window above is part of the Syngnathus typhle isolate RoL2023-S1 ecotype Sweden linkage group LG7, RoL_Styp_1.0, whole genome shotgun sequence genome. Proteins encoded here:
- the mbtps1 gene encoding membrane-bound transcription factor site-1 protease produces the protein MLLLPVWITMLAGFLPVVGMEPMTEGKSDPGQSPYMESPNSNCSHLTLKLEFSSKVVEHEYIVAFTGYFSAKARSLYISSALRNARDGALEWHIVPRENPASDFPSDFDLVHIRQASPSSLLTLEDHPYIKRVTPQRKVFRSLKYIPSPETAASCNTTDKMQKWQSSRPFRRTSLSLASGFWHSTGRHSSRRLLRAIPRHVAQILQADVLWQMGHTGSGVKVAVFDTGLSEKHPHFKNVKERTNWTNEKTLDDGLGHGTFVAGVIASMRECQGFAPDSELHIFRVFTNNQVSYTSWFLDAFNYAILKKIDVLNLSIGGPDFMDHPFVDKVWELTANRVIMVSAIGNDGPLYGTLNNPADQMDVIGVGGIDFEDNIARFSSRGMTTWELPGGYGRLKPDIVTYGSGVRGSGMKEGCRSLSGTSVASPVVAGAVTLLASTVLNRELVNPASMKQALIASARRLPGVNMFEQGHGKLDLIRAYQILNSYQPQASLSPSYIDLTECPYMWPYCSQPIYYGGMPTIVNVTILNGMGVTGRILDKPIWQPYLPQNGDYIDVAVSYSSVLWPWAGYLAVSISVGKKAASWEGIAQGHIMVTVASPAENDSEVEGELTSTVKLPIKVKIVQTPPRSKRVLWDQYHNLRYPPGYFPRDNLRMKNDPLDWNGDHIHTNFRDMYQHLRSMGYFVEVLGAPITCFDASQYGTLLMVDSEEEYFPEEITKLRRDIDNGLSLIIFSDWYNTSVMRKVKFYDENTRQWWMPDTGGANVPALNDLISVWGMAFSDGLYEGDFTLADHDMYYASGCSIARFPEDGIVIAKNLKDQGLEVLKQETTVVENVPILGLYQTPSDGGGRIVLYGDSNCLDDSHRQKECFWLLDALLQYTSYSMTPPSLSHSHSRMQPPTGTEHPMPQRLEGNHLYRYSKVLEANLGNPKPRPLPACPHLSWAKPQPLNETAPSNLWKHQKLLSVDLDKVALPNVRSYRPQVRPLSPGESGAWDIPGGIMPGRYNQEVGQTIPVFAFLGAMVVLSFFVVQLTKARSKPKRRKPRIKRPTYLQQTTSGKTPTV